One genomic window of Desulfovibrio psychrotolerans includes the following:
- a CDS encoding YcaO-like family protein encodes MITLKPCPKHYTTDQDKVMTPAETVARVRARLEQLETRILAETRRIDTGRLDIPVFLSVCGADARKFMPTRKQMGKGASVEQAEASALMELMERYSYWTFWDSKPRMVRCTWSEAAARFGDRLIPMEQMLQSVSETISPADAARVLDLTQWWFCPATDVLYGAERMIPLDWFRKLGEFNGSSAGNTDEESIFQGACELVERHVCCLIDRAGTPVPTIDPASISDSVLKRLHAKFTENGIVVVLKDFSLGLPVPTVAAIAWDPATFPHKSEIVYTAGTASSPVKAAVRALTEVAQLAGDFESGACYEASGLPKYARPEDMAWLLEGPTVPLDSLPGVEHADIYEELMALARGLESAGYTLYSVQTTNPELNVSANYNIVPGFQFRERDKNASLGLFVGRILSEEHDAASAMQGLEVLEDIYPGAHFLPFFKGMLALRAEAFDAACALFEEAEPLQPEADARGLAAFYSGYCHTLREDWQAALPALDRAVALCPEMKEYFNFRGVTRFKLGMYAEAAEDFRTLIKDLDKGSAIDLANLGLCCKFLDRRDEAEEYLSAALEIDPSIEFARTHLEELRGA; translated from the coding sequence ATGATTACACTCAAGCCCTGCCCCAAGCACTATACCACTGATCAGGACAAGGTCATGACTCCCGCCGAAACGGTAGCCCGCGTTCGGGCACGGCTGGAGCAGCTGGAAACCCGCATTCTGGCGGAAACCCGCCGAATAGATACCGGGCGGCTGGACATTCCCGTCTTCCTTTCGGTCTGTGGTGCGGATGCCAGAAAGTTCATGCCCACCCGCAAACAGATGGGTAAAGGTGCTTCAGTGGAGCAGGCAGAAGCCTCTGCCCTCATGGAACTGATGGAGCGTTACAGCTACTGGACCTTCTGGGACAGCAAACCCCGCATGGTACGGTGCACATGGTCAGAAGCAGCGGCCCGGTTCGGCGACCGGCTCATCCCCATGGAGCAGATGCTGCAATCCGTTTCGGAAACCATCTCTCCTGCCGATGCAGCCCGCGTTCTGGACCTGACCCAATGGTGGTTCTGCCCTGCCACAGACGTGCTGTACGGTGCGGAACGCATGATCCCGCTGGACTGGTTCCGCAAACTGGGTGAATTCAACGGGTCTTCGGCGGGCAACACCGATGAAGAATCCATCTTTCAGGGCGCATGTGAACTGGTGGAGCGCCACGTCTGCTGCCTCATAGACAGGGCAGGCACGCCGGTTCCCACCATTGACCCGGCCTCCATTTCCGACTCCGTGCTCAAGCGGCTCCACGCCAAATTCACGGAGAACGGCATCGTGGTGGTGCTCAAAGACTTTTCGCTGGGTCTGCCTGTCCCCACCGTGGCGGCCATTGCATGGGATCCCGCAACCTTCCCGCACAAATCGGAGATAGTCTACACTGCCGGAACGGCTTCCTCTCCCGTCAAGGCAGCGGTACGCGCCCTCACGGAGGTGGCACAGCTTGCGGGCGACTTCGAATCCGGAGCCTGCTACGAGGCATCCGGGCTGCCCAAATACGCCCGCCCGGAAGATATGGCATGGCTGCTGGAAGGCCCTACGGTTCCTCTGGATTCGCTGCCCGGTGTGGAGCATGCCGATATCTACGAGGAACTCATGGCGCTGGCGCGCGGCCTTGAATCCGCGGGCTACACGCTTTACTCCGTGCAGACCACCAACCCGGAACTGAACGTTTCCGCCAATTACAACATTGTTCCCGGCTTCCAGTTCCGCGAACGGGATAAAAACGCCAGCCTCGGGCTTTTTGTAGGCCGCATCCTGAGCGAGGAACATGACGCGGCATCCGCCATGCAGGGGTTGGAGGTCCTTGAAGACATCTATCCCGGCGCACACTTTCTGCCTTTCTTCAAAGGCATGCTGGCCCTGCGGGCAGAAGCCTTTGATGCTGCCTGCGCCCTGTTTGAAGAAGCGGAACCCTTACAGCCGGAAGCCGATGCCCGCGGCCTTGCCGCTTTTTACAGCGGCTACTGCCACACTCTGCGGGAGGACTGGCAGGCCGCCCTGCCCGCTCTGGACCGCGCCGTAGCCCTGTGCCCGGAGATGAAGGAATATTTCAACTTCCGTGGTGTCACACGATTCAAGCTCGGCATGTACGCAGAGGCTGCGGAAGATTTCCGCACCCTGATAAAAGACCTGGACAAGGGGTCTGCCATAGACCTCGCCAATCTGGGCCTGTGCTGCAAGTTTCTCGACCGGCGGGACGAGGCGGAAGAATACCTTTCCGCCGCGTTGGAAATCGACCCTTCCATCGAGTTCGCGCGCACACATCTGGAAGAATTGCGCGGAGCATGA
- a CDS encoding class I SAM-dependent methyltransferase — MQYRLDAPLDELLDMARQRFSVEFEQLAVGDIRLEILQVQNMREYLDQLIPTLREDALKAMPLWAKIWPASIMLGHFLRHLSAEGKSLLEIGAGCGVSGLIAAAHGFSEVFITDINEDALLFARINALRNDLGDRVTVCRMDIAETRLNRTFDYIAGAEVLYLESLHRALVKCLRHHLAPGPSSEALLAKDYRRKAKKFFKLAEREFQMQERTVGTKITEADSVGADDAATPQTTRSLFTIHRLRAK; from the coding sequence ATGCAATACCGTCTGGACGCCCCCCTAGACGAACTTCTTGATATGGCACGCCAGCGTTTTTCCGTGGAGTTCGAGCAACTTGCCGTAGGCGACATCAGGCTGGAAATCCTGCAGGTGCAGAACATGCGGGAGTATCTGGATCAACTCATTCCCACGCTCAGGGAAGACGCACTCAAGGCTATGCCCCTCTGGGCCAAGATATGGCCTGCCTCAATCATGCTGGGGCATTTTCTGCGCCACCTGTCCGCAGAAGGCAAAAGCCTGCTGGAGATAGGGGCGGGTTGCGGCGTATCGGGCCTCATCGCCGCCGCGCACGGATTTTCCGAAGTCTTCATCACAGACATCAACGAAGACGCTCTGCTTTTTGCCCGCATTAACGCCCTGCGCAACGACCTTGGTGACAGGGTAACCGTATGCCGCATGGACATTGCCGAAACCCGCCTGAATCGTACGTTCGACTATATTGCCGGCGCAGAGGTGCTGTATCTGGAATCGCTGCACCGGGCACTGGTCAAATGCCTGCGCCACCACCTTGCCCCCGGCCCTTCCTCCGAAGCCCTGCTTGCCAAGGACTACCGCCGCAAGGCAAAAAAATTCTTCAAGCTGGCCGAGCGGGAATTCCAGATGCAGGAGCGCACCGTGGGCACAAAGATAACGGAAGCAGACAGCGTCGGAGCGGACGATGCGGCCACGCCCCAGACCACCCGTTCCCTGTTCACCATTCACAGATTGCGAGCCAAATAG
- a CDS encoding peptidylprolyl isomerase — MENPYVLLETTLGDILIELLPEQAPASVANFLRYVDAKHYDYTIFHRVIRGFMIQGGGYDNRLQRRETFEPVVNEATNGLSNLKGTVVLARATEKDSACDEFFINAEDNADLDHQDDTDEGFGYAVFGRVVEGMDVVKKINWKVTKARDGFDDLPVDDIEIISARRFE, encoded by the coding sequence ATGGAAAATCCCTATGTTCTGCTGGAAACGACCCTTGGAGATATTCTCATTGAACTGCTGCCGGAACAGGCACCCGCAAGCGTTGCCAATTTTCTGCGGTATGTGGATGCCAAGCACTACGATTATACTATTTTTCACCGCGTTATACGCGGATTTATGATTCAGGGGGGCGGGTACGACAACCGCCTGCAACGCAGGGAAACGTTTGAGCCTGTGGTGAATGAGGCCACGAACGGGCTTTCCAACCTCAAGGGTACCGTTGTGTTGGCGCGGGCTACGGAAAAGGATTCTGCCTGCGATGAGTTTTTCATTAACGCGGAAGACAACGCCGACCTTGATCATCAGGATGATACCGATGAAGGCTTCGGCTACGCCGTGTTCGGACGGGTAGTGGAAGGCATGGACGTGGTGAAGAAGATAAACTGGAAGGTGACCAAGGCCAGAGACGGCTTTGATGACCTGCCTGTGGATGATATTGAGATTATTTCGGCACGGCGGTTCGAGTAG
- a CDS encoding APC family permease — MRGKKLGPFLLSGLMVGPVLGSGIFILPPLVYGEAGEWALPAWMITVCLNAVFAFVFGFLSIRFPGSGGVSDAIAHAFGIRAGMLASLYLISAVIFGPAAVLLTIAQYLPLPPVFPEAAEWLAAGVFSGQGEQGQRMLLALGLVGPGYVLLLQRIRAVGTVALVLSSVSAVLLFAGGILVLALHDGGQPLLPETGSFETSVFGHALLMLFWIIVGWEVVGNYSGDVETPGRTIPRAVLGSVAAVTLVEMCVALAVQREALPTAAGYGVARLLYPLFGDAGQMVCALLVTALCTTTYLMFVGGVARLVSSLAASLTSAIHVSSAFGTRSVVRGNRKYGRGAVAVFLPLLRLLERRNGADVPVGAVTLLCVAQAATLIACMAGLARLESLVSVASGFFLANALMGIAAAIVMLHVPWQRGAAGLLATVLLVVLWQAAWFVLAVVAVLAVLCLVPWKSTQRRDMAAPLRVQGSEKRS, encoded by the coding sequence ATGCGCGGAAAGAAGTTGGGACCGTTCCTTCTGAGCGGATTGATGGTGGGGCCGGTACTGGGGTCGGGCATATTCATTCTGCCGCCGTTGGTGTACGGCGAGGCGGGGGAATGGGCCCTGCCCGCATGGATGATAACCGTGTGCCTGAACGCGGTGTTTGCTTTTGTGTTCGGATTTCTCTCCATCCGTTTTCCGGGCAGCGGCGGGGTGTCGGATGCCATTGCCCACGCCTTCGGCATACGGGCAGGGATGCTTGCATCGCTGTATCTCATCTCGGCGGTCATATTCGGTCCTGCCGCAGTGTTGCTGACCATTGCCCAGTATCTGCCCTTGCCTCCGGTGTTTCCGGAGGCAGCGGAGTGGCTGGCCGCTGGTGTTTTTTCAGGGCAGGGAGAGCAGGGACAGCGTATGCTGCTGGCTCTGGGGCTGGTGGGGCCGGGATATGTGCTCCTGCTGCAGCGTATCCGCGCCGTGGGGACTGTGGCACTGGTGCTTTCTTCCGTTTCCGCAGTATTGTTGTTTGCCGGAGGTATTCTGGTGCTGGCACTGCATGACGGTGGGCAACCGCTGCTGCCGGAAACGGGGAGCTTCGAGACAAGCGTGTTTGGGCACGCCCTGCTCATGCTGTTCTGGATAATCGTGGGCTGGGAAGTGGTAGGGAATTACAGCGGCGATGTGGAAACTCCCGGGCGCACCATACCGCGTGCCGTTCTGGGCAGTGTTGCGGCGGTAACGCTGGTGGAGATGTGCGTGGCGCTGGCTGTTCAGCGCGAGGCGTTGCCTACGGCGGCGGGGTACGGCGTGGCGAGACTGTTGTACCCTCTGTTTGGTGATGCGGGGCAGATGGTATGTGCCCTGCTGGTTACGGCTCTGTGCACGACCACTTACCTGATGTTTGTGGGAGGGGTGGCACGGTTGGTGTCATCTCTGGCTGCATCACTGACTTCAGCCATTCATGTGTCATCGGCCTTTGGGACACGGTCGGTCGTGCGGGGTAACCGGAAGTACGGGCGCGGAGCCGTTGCCGTATTCCTGCCGCTGCTCCGGCTGCTGGAACGACGGAACGGGGCGGATGTGCCCGTGGGGGCTGTAACTCTGCTGTGCGTTGCGCAGGCGGCCACCCTGATTGCCTGCATGGCCGGGCTGGCGCGGCTTGAATCACTGGTATCCGTTGCCAGCGGGTTCTTTCTCGCCAATGCACTCATGGGCATTGCAGCAGCCATTGTCATGCTGCACGTGCCATGGCAGCGGGGAGCCGCAGGGCTGCTGGCAACGGTACTGCTTGTGGTGCTGTGGCAGGCTGCGTGGTTTGTTCTGGCAGTGGTGGCTGTGCTTGCCGTGCTTTGTCTTGTGCCGTGGAAAAGCACGCAGCGGCGGGATATGGCCGCACCGCTGCGTGTGCAAGGCAGTGAAAAGAGAAGTTAG
- a CDS encoding LysR family transcriptional regulator, producing the protein MELNQLKSFLCVARERNLTRAARVLHISQSALSTQIRGLEESLGVVLFERKARGMELTAHGKTLHQQARQVLNAAQALRDAAGRLSATPTGVITMGLNTDPAFLRMRTLDAQMERHYPKIRMEFIPSQTLATTSLLREGVLDAGFRFGLSGDEGIDEIPLADVPLCVVIPTRFVRNGMTVRDFTWKSLAALPWLWTTCECPFHKLVADRMAEYGVRPRPVADALDEYIVREMVANGKGASVMRRDMGELLEEEGLAVVWDEPDMFRNTPSAQRQPASSASSVSSASSVNQGSPLSVPLSLACLARRREDPLIQALVERALAVWSA; encoded by the coding sequence ATGGAACTTAACCAGCTCAAATCTTTTCTCTGTGTGGCGCGGGAAAGAAACCTCACCAGAGCCGCCCGTGTGTTGCATATAAGCCAGTCCGCACTCAGCACGCAGATACGGGGACTTGAAGAATCGCTGGGAGTCGTTCTCTTTGAACGTAAAGCACGGGGCATGGAACTCACAGCCCACGGTAAAACCCTGCACCAGCAGGCACGGCAGGTGCTCAATGCCGCGCAGGCTCTCAGGGATGCGGCGGGCAGGCTTTCCGCGACGCCCACCGGGGTCATTACCATGGGACTGAACACAGACCCCGCCTTCCTGCGCATGCGCACGCTGGATGCCCAGATGGAGCGCCATTATCCCAAAATCAGAATGGAGTTTATTCCGTCACAGACCCTTGCGACCACAAGCCTGCTGCGCGAGGGCGTGCTGGATGCCGGATTCCGCTTCGGACTGAGCGGCGATGAAGGCATAGACGAGATTCCACTTGCCGATGTGCCACTGTGCGTGGTCATTCCCACCCGGTTCGTGCGAAACGGCATGACCGTGCGCGACTTCACATGGAAATCGCTTGCCGCCCTGCCATGGCTGTGGACCACCTGCGAGTGCCCGTTCCACAAGCTGGTGGCAGACCGCATGGCGGAATACGGGGTACGCCCGCGTCCTGTTGCGGACGCTCTGGACGAGTACATCGTCCGGGAAATGGTGGCCAACGGAAAAGGCGCATCGGTTATGCGACGCGACATGGGGGAATTGCTGGAAGAGGAGGGCCTTGCCGTGGTGTGGGACGAACCGGACATGTTCCGGAATACCCCTTCCGCTCAAAGACAGCCGGCCAGTTCAGCCAGTTCGGTCAGTTCGGCCAGTTCGGTCAATCAGGGCAGTCCGCTCAGCGTTCCGCTCAGCCTAGCCTGCCTTGCCCGCCGCAGAGAGGACCCGCTTATACAGGCTCTTGTGGAAAGAGCACTGGCCGTATGGTCAGCCTGA